One window from the genome of Cucumis melo cultivar AY chromosome 10, USDA_Cmelo_AY_1.0, whole genome shotgun sequence encodes:
- the LOC103500195 gene encoding protein SOSEKI 5-like produces MAINMEERRQLLTSSEWPTRGTILYHHLQQSETKTMTELKTETSEIIPVIYYLTRHGQLQHPHLLEVPLSSSNGLFLKDVIKRLDILRGEGFSRLYSWSSKRQYKNGYVWQDLSDDDSIHPSQGREYILKGSEVQLLEASSSFRSCETSSSFSESKFSSETNNSSTDSKVAVAGNRSNQSWNSVEDICRNVVYKARISGEGGTNAATQTGERRRRWTDSVAAEECGGEGVSNSGVGRRERMKSVDCDGAADLRDRTGGKSKRWKAATVVMQLMKCNIQN; encoded by the exons ATGGCGATCAATATGGAAGAAAGAAGACAGTTATTAACATCAAGTGAATGGCCAACCAGAGGAACCATTCTTTATCATCATCTTCAACAATCCGAAACCAAAACCATGACAGAATTGAAAACAGAGACTTCCGAAATTATCCCTGTAATCTACTACCTCACTCGACATGGCCAACTCCAGCATCCTCATTTGCTTGAagttcctctttcttcttccaacgGACTCTTCCTCAAAG ATGTGATCAAACGACTGGATATCCTCCGAGGAGAAGGCTTTTCCAGATTGTATTCATGGTCTTCGAAGCG GCAGTACAAGAATGGATATGTATGGCAAGACCTATCGGACGACGATTCGATACATCCATCTCAAGGCCGGGAGTACATTCTCAAAGGATCGGAAGTGCAATTGCTAGAGGCATCTTCGAGTTTTCGATCTTGTGAAACGTCATCGTCATTTTCGGAGTCGAAATTTTCTTCAGAGACGAACAATTCGAGCACGGATTCGAAGGTTGCGGTCGCGGGGAATAGAAGCAATCAGTCGTGGAATTCGGTGGAAGATATTTGCCGGAACGTAGTGTACAAGGCGAGAATCTCCGGCGAAGGCGGGACGAACGCGGCGACGCAGACCGGTGAGAGGCGACGGAGATGGACGGACAGCGTAGCGGCGGAAGAATGCGGGGGAGAGGGAGTTTCAAATTCTGGAGTGGGAAGAAGGGAGAGGATGAAGTCTGTGGATTGTGATGGAGCGGCGGATTTGAGGGATCGGACGGGTGGGAAGAGTAAGAGGTGGAAAGCAGCAACGGTTGTGATGCAGTTGATGAAGTGTAACATCCAAAATTAA
- the LOC103500196 gene encoding protein ALP1-like has translation MGPIRGFKRKKKVEKKVDQNVFASASLSSQLQPLDWWDEFSQRITGPLSQSKNTKFESVFKISRKTFSYICSLVKEVMMAKTSSFTDLNGKPLSLNDQVAVALRRLCSGESLSNIGDSFGLNQSSVSQITWRFVEAMEEKGLHHLSWPSTEEDMDKIKSKFKKIRGLPNCCGVIETTHIMMTLPTSESANGIWLDREKNCSMILQVIVDPEMRFCDIITGWPGSLSDSLVLQSSGFFKLSQDGERLNGKKMRLSESSELGEYIIGDSGFPLLPWLLTPYQGKGLPDYQAEFNKRHFATRLVAQRALTRLKEMWKIIKGVMWKPDKHRLPRIILVCCLLHNIVIDMEDEVQDEMPLSHHHDPSYRQQSCEFVDNTASIAREKLSMYLSGKLPP, from the exons ATGGGACCCATTAGAGGGttcaagaggaagaagaaggttgAGAAAAAGGTTGACCAAAATGTCTTCGCTTCTGCTTCACTATCGTCTCAACTCCAGCCTTTGGATTGGTGGGATGAGTTCTCCCAAAGGATTACTG GGCCATTATCTCAGTCAAAGaatacaaaatttgaatcagttttcaaaatttcaagaaaGACATTCAGCTATATCTGTTCTCTAGTTAAGGAAGTTATGATGGCTAAAACTTCAAGCTTTACCGACTTAAATGGCAAGCCTTTGTCTCTAAATGATCAAGTTGCTGTTGCTCTTAGGCGACTTTGCTCCGGTGAATCGTTATCTAACATTGGTGATTCGTTTGGACTGAATCAATCATCAGTTTCTCAAATAACTTGGCGTTTCGTGGAGGCAATGGAAGAGAAAGGCCTCCACCATCTCTCATGGCCTTCAACAGAAGAAGATATGGATAAGATAAAGTCCAAGTTCAAGAAAATCAGAGGTCTTCCTAATTGTTGCGGTGTAATTGAAACGACGCACATTATGATGACTTTGCCAACGTCAGAATCTGCAAACGGCATCTGGCTTGATCGTGAGAAAAACTGCAGCATGATCCTGCAAGTGATTGTAGACCCAGAAATGAGATTCTGCGACATCATCACAGGTTGGCCAGGCAGTTTAAGCGACTCTCTTGTGCTCCAAAGCTCGGGATTTTTCAAACTTTCACAAGATGGTGAACGGTTAAATGGCAAAAAAATGAGGCTCTCAGAAAGTTCAGAACTAGGAGAGTATATTATAGGAGACTCTGGTTTCCCCCTCTTGCCATGGCTACTAACTCCTTATCAAGGGAAAGGGCTTCCGGATTATCAAGCCGAATTCAATAAGCGGCATTTTGCCACCAGGTTGGTGGCTCAAAGGGCACTGACAAGGTTGAAAGAGATGTGGAAGATCATTAAAGGGGTAATGTGGAAGCCTGACAAACATAGACTACCAAGGATCATTCTTGTTTGCTGCTTACTTCACAATATAGTGATCGATATGGAGGATGAGGTGCAAGACGAAATGCCTTTGTCTCATCATCACGACCCAAGTTACCGACAACAAAGTTGTGAATTTGTCGACAATACTGCTTCTATTGCAAGGGAGAAGCTTTCCATGTACTTATCTGGAAAGCTACCACCCTAA